Proteins from one Falco naumanni isolate bFalNau1 chromosome 2, bFalNau1.pat, whole genome shotgun sequence genomic window:
- the LOC121083615 gene encoding myosin heavy chain IB-like has product MGGAGARGSGGRRSPGEGRGCAGRRDRAARGPSGGGGRRETLNPRLPPLRSLARSPPLCLSGDFSSCCRHGGEGVEEEEEEEGGGGGGTLRRLPPPRTRGQRRRLPAPPRARPDRKTAVTDGAAAGRAGGGRAGSTGGWRAALGRGPPGRGAQQGSWPVAAPASPRGCGSGASCSAAHRGTDQATSAGGWHRRCRLCPRCPLSCTAKVWWLRVPKATLPAADRLRWSRSSSPVVSPPGCIIREPTPRGRFPQTTLLGGPPKGERLLEWRWVLFRHPS; this is encoded by the exons atggggggcgcgggggcgcggggctcgGGCGGCCGCCGCTCTCCGGGCGAGGGGCGAGGCTgtgcggggcggcgggaccgcgctgcccggggcccgagcggcggcggcgggaggagaGAGACGCTAAATCCCCGCTTGCCTCCGCTGCGATCGCTCGCTCGCTCGCCGCCTCTGTGCCTCTCTGGGGATTTCAGTTCATGTTGCCGGCAcggcggggagggggtggaggaggaggaggaggaggaagggggaggaggcggcggcaCGCTCCGACGCCTCCCGCCCCCGCggacccgcgggcagcggcggcggctcccggccccgccgagAG caaggcCCGACCGTAAAACGGCAGTGACGGACGGTGCCGCCGCaggccgggcggggggcggccgggcgggcagcACCGGTGGCTGGCGGGCGGCCCTGGGCCGGGgcccgccggggcggggggcgcagcaGGGGAGCTGGCCGGTTGCTGCGCCCGCCTCGCCCCGGGGGTGCGGCAGTGGGGCAAGCTGCAGTGCGGCCCACCGGGGCACGGACCAGGCAACCTCGGCAGGGGGATGGCATCGCCGGTGCCGCCTCTGCCCTCGCTGTCCCCTGAGTTGCACCGCCAAGGTGTGGTGGCTGCGGGTGCCAAAAGCCACTCTCCCTGCAGCGGATCGTCTTCGCTGGAGCCGTTCATCTTCCCCTGTTGTGTCCCCCCCAGGCTGCATCATCCGGGAGCCTACCCCGAGGGGGCGATTCCCACAGACCACGCTCCTAGGAGGCCCTCCCAAGGGAGAGCGACTCCTAGAATGGCGGTGGGTGCTTTTCAGGCACCCTTCCTAG